In one window of Ruminococcus hominis DNA:
- the hisZ gene encoding ATP phosphoribosyltransferase regulatory subunit, whose translation MEQKLHTPEGVRDIYNSECKKKLAVQDKLHQLLHLYGYQDIQTPTFEYFDVFRKEIGTIDSRELYKFFDREGNTLALRPDMTPSIARAVATLFETDRVPLRLCYVGNTFINRTSYQGRLKENTQLGAELIGDDSIEADAEMIAMVVDGMKQIGLSEFQVSIGHVDFLKSLMDETKLSEEIKEELYSLILNRNFFGVDEVLTENHVSKKIRDEFQVLPELMGGVEVLKKASAVATDNKAKKAVARMLKIYKILAFYGVEDHITFDMSMCGNYGYYTGVVFKAYTYGTGDAVVSGGRYDHLIEKFGKQTPSIGFAIIIDELMSALSRQKIAVETEKTNLIVYTDTTLKWAVSLAKEFRLRGKCMELIKREELESKEVYVEYGRQMHAVSLMYLNENRTITMVNLRSGKERVIDVAKRTKTESN comes from the coding sequence AAACTACATCAGCTTTTGCATTTATACGGATATCAGGATATTCAGACACCTACATTTGAATATTTCGATGTATTCCGAAAAGAAATCGGTACAATTGATTCCAGAGAATTATATAAATTTTTTGATCGCGAGGGTAATACACTTGCACTTCGTCCGGATATGACACCATCTATTGCAAGGGCAGTTGCAACATTATTTGAAACAGACCGTGTGCCACTTCGTCTCTGTTATGTAGGTAATACATTTATCAATCGCACAAGCTATCAGGGAAGACTGAAAGAGAATACACAGCTTGGAGCTGAATTGATCGGAGATGATTCTATTGAAGCAGATGCAGAGATGATTGCGATGGTTGTAGATGGAATGAAACAGATAGGACTTTCTGAGTTTCAGGTGAGTATCGGACATGTTGATTTTTTGAAAAGTCTGATGGATGAGACAAAATTGTCGGAAGAAATTAAGGAAGAATTATATTCATTGATCTTGAATCGTAATTTCTTCGGAGTAGATGAAGTACTTACAGAAAATCATGTGAGCAAAAAAATCCGTGATGAATTTCAAGTGCTGCCTGAATTAATGGGTGGAGTAGAAGTGTTGAAAAAAGCATCTGCTGTAGCTACAGACAATAAAGCAAAAAAAGCAGTCGCACGTATGCTTAAAATTTACAAGATCCTTGCTTTTTATGGAGTGGAAGATCATATTACATTTGATATGAGCATGTGTGGTAATTATGGGTATTACACCGGGGTTGTATTTAAGGCATATACATATGGAACCGGAGATGCAGTTGTGAGTGGTGGACGTTATGATCATTTGATAGAAAAGTTTGGAAAGCAGACACCGTCGATTGGATTTGCAATTATTATTGATGAGCTGATGAGTGCACTCAGCCGTCAGAAAATTGCAGTTGAAACAGAAAAGACAAATCTTATTGTATATACAGATACCACATTAAAATGGGCCGTTTCTCTTGCAAAAGAATTCCGTCTCAGAGGAAAATGTATGGAATTAATAAAAAGAGAAGAACTGGAATCAAAAGAAGTTTATGTGGAGTATGGAAGACAGATGCATGCAGTTAGTTTAATGTATCTGAATGAAAACAGAACGATTACAATGGTGAACCTGCGAAGCGGGAAAGAACGGGTAATTGATGTAGCAAAGAGGACAAAAACAGAATCAAATTAA
- the hisG gene encoding ATP phosphoribosyltransferase, producing MRYLTFALTKGRLAKKTLEMLENLGITCEEMKDKDSRKLIFVNEELKLKFFLAKGPDVPTYVEYGAADIGVVGKDTIVEEGRKIHEVLDLGFGKCKMCVCGYESARELLQHHELIRVATKYPNIAKDYFYNKKHQTVEIVKMNGSIELAPIVGLSEVIVDIVETGTTLKENGLVVLEEVCPLSARMIVNPVSMRMENERINELITNLRNLLQEEKNAN from the coding sequence ATGAGATATTTAACATTTGCTCTGACAAAAGGACGACTTGCAAAGAAAACATTAGAGATGTTAGAAAATCTTGGAATCACTTGTGAAGAAATGAAAGATAAGGATTCCAGAAAATTGATTTTTGTCAATGAAGAGTTGAAACTTAAGTTCTTCCTTGCGAAGGGACCGGATGTTCCGACTTATGTAGAATACGGAGCAGCCGATATTGGAGTGGTCGGAAAAGATACAATCGTGGAAGAAGGACGTAAAATACATGAGGTGCTGGATCTTGGTTTTGGAAAATGTAAGATGTGCGTATGTGGTTACGAAAGCGCACGGGAATTGTTGCAGCACCATGAGTTGATTCGTGTTGCCACAAAGTATCCTAATATTGCAAAGGATTATTTTTATAATAAAAAACATCAGACAGTTGAAATTGTAAAAATGAATGGTTCTATTGAGCTGGCACCAATTGTTGGACTTTCTGAAGTGATTGTAGATATTGTTGAAACCGGAACTACGTTGAAAGAGAATGGTTTGGTCGTGTTAGAGGAAGTGTGCCCACTTTCTGCAAGAATGATCGTTAATCCGGTGAGCATGCGTATGGAGAATGAAAGAATTAATGAATTGATTACAAATTTACGTAATCTCTTACAGGAGGAGAAAAATGCGAATTGA
- the hisD gene encoding histidinol dehydrogenase, with product MRIEKLDENTKKNLLENLLKRSPNSYGSYEASVQEILDTVKEKRDAALFEYTEKFDKAVINAQNIQVTEEEIKEAYECVDEELLRIIRRALKNIESYHAKQMQYSWFDSKPDGTILGQKVTALQRVGVYVPGGKAVYPSSVLMNIMPAKVAGVEEIIMVTPPGKDGKVNPTTLVAAKEAGATAVYKVGGAQAIAALAYGTESIPKVDKIVGPGNIYVALAKKAVYGHVSIDSIAGPSEILVLADETANPRYVAADLLSQAEHDELASAILVTTSSELAEKVSAETDKFIQELSRGEIIQKSLDNYGHILVADTMEDAIDAANEIASEHLEIMTANPFDVMTKIRNAGAIFIGEYSSEPLGDYFAGPNHILPTNGTAKFFSPLSVDDFLKKSSIISYSRNALSEIHEDIEKFAEAEQLTAHANSIKVRFE from the coding sequence ATGCGAATTGAGAAATTAGACGAAAATACGAAGAAAAATCTTCTGGAAAATCTTTTGAAACGTAGTCCGAACAGCTATGGTTCTTATGAAGCAAGTGTGCAGGAAATCCTGGATACAGTCAAAGAAAAAAGAGATGCTGCCTTATTTGAATATACTGAGAAATTTGATAAAGCAGTGATTAACGCACAGAATATTCAAGTGACTGAAGAAGAGATAAAGGAAGCTTATGAATGTGTAGATGAAGAGTTACTGAGAATCATAAGAAGGGCATTAAAAAATATTGAATCTTACCATGCAAAACAAATGCAGTATAGTTGGTTTGACAGTAAACCTGATGGAACAATACTTGGACAGAAAGTTACGGCTCTTCAACGTGTCGGAGTTTATGTTCCGGGTGGAAAGGCGGTTTATCCATCTTCTGTTTTGATGAATATTATGCCTGCAAAAGTTGCCGGAGTTGAGGAAATCATTATGGTGACACCTCCCGGAAAAGACGGAAAGGTAAATCCTACAACACTGGTTGCTGCAAAAGAAGCAGGAGCAACAGCAGTTTATAAGGTTGGTGGAGCACAGGCAATTGCAGCACTTGCGTATGGAACAGAGAGTATACCAAAGGTAGATAAGATTGTCGGACCAGGTAATATTTACGTCGCACTTGCAAAGAAAGCTGTATATGGACATGTAAGTATTGATTCTATTGCCGGACCAAGCGAGATTCTTGTTTTGGCAGATGAGACTGCAAATCCACGTTATGTCGCAGCAGATCTGCTCTCTCAGGCAGAACATGACGAACTGGCTTCTGCAATTCTTGTGACAACAAGTAGTGAACTTGCAGAAAAAGTATCAGCAGAGACGGACAAATTTATTCAGGAGTTATCCAGAGGTGAGATTATTCAGAAATCACTGGATAATTATGGACACATTTTAGTTGCAGATACAATGGAAGATGCAATTGATGCTGCAAATGAGATTGCATCAGAACATTTAGAGATTATGACAGCAAACCCATTTGATGTTATGACAAAGATTCGCAATGCCGGGGCTATTTTTATCGGAGAATACAGCAGCGAACCTTTGGGAGATTATTTCGCAGGACCAAATCATATCCTGCCTACAAATGGAACTGCAAAATTCTTCTCTCCATTGTCAGTGGATGATTTTTTAAAGAAATCCAGCATCATTTCTTATTCAAGAAATGCGTTAAGTGAGATTCATGAAGATATTGAAAAATTTGCAGAAGCAGAACAACTGACAGCACATGCAAATTCTATTAAAGTAAGATTTGAATAA
- the hisB gene encoding imidazoleglycerol-phosphate dehydratase HisB, translating to MEKRIGNCIRKTKETDIAITINLDGQGKNQIDTGIPFFDHMLNGFARHGLFDLDVKVVGDLEVDCHHTVEDTGIVLGQAIAEALGDKAGIKRYGSFLLPMDETLALCAIDLSGRPYLNFQAEFPTEHIGGLDTEMIKEFFYAVSYSAAMNLHLKIMDDGNSHHMAEALFKAFGKALDAATMEEPRMKDVWSTKGSL from the coding sequence GTGGAAAAAAGAATCGGAAATTGTATAAGAAAAACAAAAGAAACAGATATTGCAATTACAATTAATTTAGATGGACAGGGAAAGAATCAAATTGATACAGGTATTCCGTTTTTTGATCATATGTTAAATGGATTCGCAAGACATGGACTGTTTGATCTGGATGTAAAGGTTGTTGGTGATCTTGAGGTGGATTGTCACCATACTGTAGAAGATACAGGTATTGTGTTAGGACAGGCAATCGCAGAAGCTTTGGGAGATAAAGCAGGCATCAAACGTTATGGCTCATTCCTGCTTCCAATGGATGAGACACTTGCACTTTGCGCAATTGACCTTTCAGGTCGTCCGTATCTGAATTTTCAGGCTGAATTTCCAACCGAGCATATTGGTGGATTAGATACTGAGATGATCAAAGAATTCTTTTATGCCGTAAGTTACAGTGCAGCCATGAATCTGCATTTGAAAATTATGGATGACGGAAACAGTCATCATATGGCAGAGGCTTTATTCAAAGCATTCGGGAAAGCGTTAGATGCTGCAACTATGGAAGAGCCTCGTATGAAAGACGTCTGGTCTACAAAAGGCAGCTTATAG
- the hisIE gene encoding bifunctional phosphoribosyl-AMP cyclohydrolase/phosphoribosyl-ATP diphosphatase HisIE, which yields MDFSELKLNSDGLIPVIVQDYQTNEVLMLAYMDKEAFEHTIMTGKMTYFSRSRKAQWVKGETSGHYQYVKSLTADCDNDTLLARVHQIGAACHTGNRTCFFKPIVGNDVEQKNPLQIFEAVYNTIVDRKKNPKEGSYTNYLFDKGLDKILKKVGEEATEIVIAAKNPNQEEVKYEISDFLYHMMVLMVERGITWEDITKELSER from the coding sequence ATGGATTTTTCAGAATTAAAATTAAATTCAGATGGTTTAATTCCAGTTATTGTTCAGGATTATCAGACAAATGAAGTGCTGATGCTTGCATACATGGATAAGGAAGCATTTGAGCATACGATTATGACCGGCAAAATGACATATTTTAGCCGGAGCAGGAAAGCACAGTGGGTAAAAGGAGAAACTTCTGGACATTACCAGTATGTGAAATCTTTAACAGCGGATTGTGATAACGATACTCTTTTGGCAAGAGTGCATCAGATTGGAGCAGCGTGTCATACTGGAAACAGAACTTGTTTCTTTAAGCCAATCGTAGGAAATGATGTCGAGCAAAAGAATCCTCTTCAGATTTTTGAGGCAGTATATAATACGATAGTGGACAGAAAGAAAAATCCAAAAGAAGGTTCTTATACGAATTATCTTTTTGATAAAGGTCTGGATAAGATTTTAAAGAAAGTTGGAGAAGAGGCAACAGAGATTGTAATCGCTGCAAAGAATCCAAATCAGGAAGAAGTCAAGTATGAAATTTCTGATTTCTTATATCATATGATGGTGCTGATGGTTGAACGCGGAATCACATGGGAAGATATTACAAAGGAACTTTCTGAAAGATAG
- a CDS encoding TIGR03960 family B12-binding radical SAM protein codes for MRKLALDDEILMKIEKPARYIGGEVNSVMKDKENIDVRFAMCFPDVYEIGMSHLGIQILYDMFNRREDVWCERVYSPWTDLDKIMREEQIPLFALESQEPVKNFDFLGITIQFEMCYTNILQVLELSQIPLHSTERTEEDPIVIGGGPCAYNPEPLADFFDLFYIGEGETVYDELLDTYKKCKSEGKSRKEFLEMAAGIEGIYVPQFYEPEYNEDGTLKAFHRINEHAPAKVRKQVVMDVTDTTYPMKPVVPYIKATQDRVVLEIQRGCIRGCRFCQAGMIYRPVRERNVETLKEYARTMLDSTGHEEISLSSLSSSDYSQLEELVNFLIEEFPGKGINISLPSLRIDAFSLDVMSKVQDIRKSSLTFAPEAGSQRMRNVINKGLTEDDIINGAGQAFEGGWTKVKLYFMLGLPGETEEDMKEIAHLSERVARRYYEIPKEERHGKCQITASSSFFVPKPFTPFQWAQMCTAEEYIERAHIVRHEFQEQLNRKSLKYNWHEADLTVLEGVFARGDRKTAKVLEEAYRLGCLYDSWSESFNNELWMQAFENTGIDPAFYNLRKREMDELFPWDFIDIGVTRKFLEREWNRAMNGEVTPNCRQQCSGCGAAQFGGGVCYEGKN; via the coding sequence ATGAGAAAACTAGCATTAGATGATGAGATATTAATGAAAATCGAGAAGCCTGCCCGTTATATCGGAGGGGAAGTGAACTCGGTTATGAAAGATAAAGAGAATATAGATGTGCGCTTTGCCATGTGTTTTCCAGATGTATACGAAATTGGAATGTCACATCTGGGTATACAGATTTTGTATGATATGTTTAATCGAAGAGAAGATGTCTGGTGTGAACGTGTGTATTCTCCATGGACAGATCTTGATAAGATTATGAGAGAAGAACAGATTCCGTTATTCGCACTGGAATCTCAGGAACCTGTTAAAAATTTTGATTTTCTTGGAATTACGATTCAGTTTGAAATGTGTTACACAAATATTTTGCAGGTATTAGAATTGAGTCAGATTCCGCTTCATAGTACAGAACGAACAGAGGAAGATCCTATTGTGATTGGAGGCGGTCCGTGTGCTTACAATCCGGAACCACTTGCAGATTTCTTTGATTTATTTTATATAGGTGAGGGAGAAACAGTATATGATGAACTGTTAGATACATATAAAAAATGCAAGTCAGAAGGAAAGAGCAGAAAAGAATTTTTGGAAATGGCAGCCGGGATCGAAGGGATTTATGTGCCACAGTTCTATGAGCCGGAATATAACGAAGATGGGACTTTAAAAGCATTTCATAGAATAAATGAGCATGCGCCTGCAAAAGTGAGAAAACAGGTCGTTATGGATGTGACAGATACGACATATCCGATGAAGCCTGTTGTTCCATATATAAAAGCTACACAGGACAGAGTGGTTCTTGAAATCCAGCGTGGATGTATCAGAGGGTGTCGTTTCTGTCAGGCAGGCATGATTTACAGACCGGTTCGCGAACGTAATGTAGAGACATTAAAAGAATATGCAAGAACAATGTTAGATAGCACCGGACATGAAGAAATTTCACTGAGTTCGTTGAGCTCCAGTGATTATTCACAGCTAGAAGAACTGGTTAATTTCTTAATTGAGGAATTTCCGGGAAAAGGAATTAATATCTCACTTCCGTCTCTTCGAATTGATGCATTTTCATTAGATGTTATGAGCAAGGTTCAGGATATCCGAAAGAGCAGTCTGACATTTGCACCGGAGGCTGGTTCCCAACGAATGAGAAATGTTATCAATAAAGGACTGACAGAAGATGATATTATCAATGGTGCAGGACAGGCATTTGAAGGCGGCTGGACAAAAGTAAAGCTTTATTTTATGCTTGGTCTTCCAGGAGAGACGGAAGAAGATATGAAAGAGATTGCACATTTGTCAGAGAGAGTAGCAAGACGTTATTATGAGATTCCGAAAGAAGAACGTCATGGTAAATGCCAGATTACAGCAAGTTCTTCATTCTTTGTACCAAAGCCGTTTACGCCATTTCAGTGGGCACAAATGTGTACAGCAGAGGAATATATTGAACGTGCACATATAGTACGACATGAATTTCAGGAACAGTTGAACCGTAAGAGTTTGAAATACAACTGGCATGAAGCAGATTTAACTGTGTTGGAAGGTGTATTTGCAAGAGGTGATAGAAAAACAGCAAAAGTATTAGAGGAAGCGTATCGTCTAGGATGTCTGTATGATTCTTGGTCAGAAAGCTTTAACAATGAGTTATGGATGCAGGCTTTTGAGAATACCGGAATCGATCCGGCATTTTATAATTTGCGTAAACGTGAGATGGATGAATTATTCCCTTGGGATTTCATTGATATAGGTGTGACGAGAAAGTTCTTAGAAAGAGAATGGAATCGTGCCATGAATGGAGAGGTAACACCGAACTGCCGTCAGCAGTGTTCAGGCTGCGGGGCAGCACAGTTTGGAGGAGGTGTCTGTTATGAAGGCAAGAATTAA
- a CDS encoding TIGR03936 family radical SAM-associated protein, with the protein MKARIKFKKYGALRFIGHLDVMRYFQKVMRRAQIPIAFTGGYSPHMIMSFASPLGIGLTSEGEYFDIELTEPIESEKAVRQMNEVGVEGIEVLSFRQIAEEKKATGMAIVAAADYLVGLRKGLFPDNLEELVQNFIAQDQIEVLKQTKRSEKVVDIRPMIYQMKMQNNCSDCFESPTDTRVVALQLAAGSVENLKPDLVMSAFLDFAGIKESDVTCAYHRMEMYANTAEEGQPRNLVSLENLGKEIVGK; encoded by the coding sequence ATGAAGGCAAGAATTAAATTTAAAAAATATGGTGCACTTCGTTTTATCGGACATCTGGATGTTATGCGCTATTTTCAGAAGGTTATGCGTCGCGCACAAATTCCAATTGCATTTACGGGAGGTTATAGTCCACATATGATCATGTCATTTGCAAGCCCGCTTGGAATCGGATTGACTAGTGAGGGTGAGTATTTTGACATTGAACTTACAGAGCCAATTGAAAGTGAAAAGGCTGTACGTCAGATGAATGAAGTTGGTGTAGAGGGAATTGAAGTACTTAGTTTTCGTCAGATTGCAGAAGAAAAGAAAGCCACCGGTATGGCAATCGTTGCAGCAGCAGATTATCTGGTAGGACTTAGAAAAGGATTGTTTCCGGATAATTTAGAAGAACTGGTTCAAAATTTTATAGCTCAGGATCAGATTGAAGTTTTGAAACAAACGAAAAGAAGCGAAAAAGTCGTAGATATTCGACCGATGATCTATCAGATGAAAATGCAAAATAATTGTTCGGATTGTTTCGAGAGTCCGACAGATACCCGTGTGGTTGCACTTCAACTTGCGGCAGGAAGTGTAGAAAATTTAAAACCTGATTTGGTTATGTCTGCATTTTTGGATTTTGCAGGAATCAAAGAGTCCGATGTAACATGTGCATATCATCGAATGGAAATGTATGCAAATACAGCAGAAGAGGGACAACCGCGGAATCTGGTTTCCTTAGAGAACCTTGGAAAAGAAATTGTAGGAAAGTAG
- a CDS encoding ribonuclease E/G — translation MERKILMTREDGIVWTYFQENDEIIEIHCNDMEQTEQQTPVLGNIYIGKVQNIVANIGAAFIDIGGVNCYYDMSQAETALFTNKIGKKPLCIGDELVVQISREAVKTKAPTVSSNLNFTGRYAVLTSGNTRIGVSAKLAKSEREEYRRKLGDLANEEYGIIVRTNAKDVPFDIVLDEIEQLKKRYESIKEHAVHRTCYSCLEMAMQPYLSGLKNVYTNGLSEIQVECEDLYEEVRSYFEKEQPELLEILHFYENDKLSLSSLYNLHTIRDRAMNERVWLKHGGYLVMQPTEALTVIDVNSGKCVSKKKTPETYLKLNLEAAQEIAKQLRLRNISGIILVDFINMDDDELMQQLIKEMRILCGKDPVQTTVVDVTGLQLMEITRKKVRKPLYECWRKR, via the coding sequence ATGGAACGAAAAATTCTCATGACAAGAGAAGATGGAATTGTTTGGACATATTTTCAAGAGAATGATGAAATAATTGAAATTCATTGTAATGATATGGAGCAGACAGAGCAACAAACTCCTGTGCTGGGGAATATTTATATTGGTAAGGTGCAGAATATTGTAGCCAATATCGGAGCAGCTTTTATTGATATTGGAGGCGTAAACTGCTATTACGATATGAGTCAGGCTGAGACTGCACTATTTACAAATAAAATCGGAAAGAAACCATTGTGTATCGGAGATGAGCTTGTAGTTCAGATAAGCCGGGAGGCGGTAAAAACAAAGGCACCTACGGTGAGCAGTAATCTGAATTTTACAGGCAGATATGCAGTTTTGACATCGGGCAACACAAGAATCGGAGTATCTGCAAAGCTGGCAAAATCAGAACGTGAAGAGTACAGGCGAAAGCTTGGAGATCTTGCGAATGAAGAATATGGGATTATTGTGCGGACGAATGCAAAAGATGTTCCATTTGATATTGTTCTGGATGAGATTGAGCAGTTGAAGAAACGATATGAATCAATTAAAGAGCATGCAGTACATAGAACCTGTTATTCTTGCTTAGAGATGGCTATGCAGCCATATTTGTCAGGACTTAAAAATGTGTATACGAATGGTTTGTCAGAAATCCAGGTGGAATGCGAAGATTTGTATGAAGAAGTGCGGTCATATTTTGAAAAAGAACAGCCGGAATTATTAGAAATATTACATTTTTATGAAAATGATAAGCTGTCGCTTTCAAGTTTATATAATCTGCATACAATCAGAGACAGGGCAATGAATGAACGTGTTTGGCTTAAGCATGGCGGATATCTTGTGATGCAGCCAACAGAGGCACTGACAGTAATTGATGTGAATTCAGGAAAATGTGTTTCGAAGAAAAAGACGCCGGAAACTTATTTGAAATTAAATCTGGAGGCAGCACAAGAGATTGCAAAACAGCTTCGACTTCGAAATATTTCCGGAATTATACTGGTTGACTTTATAAATATGGATGACGATGAATTGATGCAGCAGTTAATTAAAGAAATGCGTATCCTGTGTGGCAAGGATCCTGTTCAGACAACAGTGGTAGATGTAACAGGATTACAGCTTATGGAAATTACAAGAAAAAAAGTACGAAAACCATTATATGAATGTTGGAGAAAAAGATGA
- the ybaK gene encoding Cys-tRNA(Pro) deacylase, whose protein sequence is MSKKELKTNAMRLLDRLKIPYEYETYECDEFVSGVQTAEQIGLPHEQVYKTLVTTGKSGEHYVFVIPIEKELNLKEAAKAVHEKSVEMLHVKDITKVTGYVRGGCTAIGMKKQFPTVIDSSAKSLEEIYVSGGKIGMQLKLAPENLKKAANAEFADIIFH, encoded by the coding sequence ATGAGTAAGAAAGAATTAAAAACCAACGCAATGCGTTTGTTAGACCGATTAAAAATACCATATGAATATGAAACTTATGAATGCGATGAATTTGTCAGTGGCGTGCAGACAGCAGAACAAATCGGGCTGCCACATGAACAGGTATATAAGACATTAGTTACAACCGGTAAGAGCGGAGAGCATTATGTTTTTGTGATTCCAATAGAAAAAGAATTAAATCTCAAAGAGGCAGCAAAGGCAGTACATGAAAAATCAGTTGAAATGCTGCATGTAAAAGACATTACTAAAGTGACTGGATATGTTCGCGGCGGATGTACTGCGATTGGCATGAAAAAGCAGTTTCCGACAGTGATAGACAGCTCAGCAAAGAGCCTGGAAGAAATCTACGTAAGTGGTGGAAAAATCGGAATGCAGTTAAAACTTGCACCCGAAAATTTGAAAAAGGCTGCAAATGCAGAGTTTGCAGATATTATTTTTCATTAA
- a CDS encoding aspartate kinase, with protein MKKVVKFGGSSLASAEQFKKVGKIIRADESRKFVVPSAPGKRFSNDIKVTDMLYSCYGAAIREKKFVNQLDDIHARYQEIIEGLNLTLSLDKEFETIREDFGKKIGREYAASRGEFLNGKIMAAYLGFEFVDAAEVIRFNEDGTFDDDTTNELLAERLKESKGAVIPGFYGATEAGRIVTFSRGGSDITGSLVALAVSADLYENWTDVSGCLIADPRIVKNPKPIDTITYKELRELSYMGASVLHEDAIFPVRKVGIPINIRNTNAPEDKGTLIVEGTCRQPKYTITGIAGTDGFASVTIEKAMMNSEIGFCRKVLQVFEDNDISIEHMPSGIDTMTIFVHKDEFEEKEQKVLSEIHKAVKPDHIELESDLALIAIVGRGMRATRGTAGRIFSALAHAHINVKMIDQGSSELNIIVGVRHDDFKNAIRALYEIFVETRI; from the coding sequence ATGAAAAAAGTAGTAAAATTTGGTGGAAGTTCACTGGCAAGCGCAGAACAGTTTAAGAAAGTCGGAAAGATTATTCGTGCGGATGAATCAAGAAAATTTGTGGTTCCGTCTGCACCAGGAAAAAGATTTTCAAATGATATAAAAGTAACAGACATGTTATACAGCTGTTATGGAGCGGCGATCCGAGAGAAAAAATTTGTAAATCAATTAGACGATATTCATGCACGATATCAGGAAATCATAGAAGGACTGAATCTGACATTATCTTTAGATAAAGAGTTTGAAACGATCCGTGAAGATTTTGGAAAGAAAATCGGCAGAGAGTATGCAGCGTCAAGAGGCGAATTTTTAAATGGTAAGATTATGGCAGCATATCTCGGATTTGAATTTGTTGATGCAGCAGAAGTAATCCGATTTAACGAAGATGGGACATTTGATGATGACACTACAAATGAATTGCTTGCAGAAAGACTGAAAGAATCAAAAGGGGCTGTAATCCCTGGATTCTACGGAGCAACTGAAGCTGGAAGAATTGTTACATTTTCAAGAGGCGGTTCTGATATTACAGGTTCACTTGTTGCACTGGCTGTTTCAGCAGATTTGTATGAGAACTGGACGGATGTATCAGGATGCTTGATTGCAGATCCAAGAATTGTAAAAAATCCAAAGCCAATTGATACAATTACATACAAAGAACTTAGAGAGTTGTCATATATGGGAGCAAGTGTATTACATGAAGATGCCATTTTCCCAGTAAGAAAAGTAGGAATCCCTATCAATATTCGTAATACAAACGCACCGGAAGATAAAGGTACGCTGATTGTAGAGGGAACATGCAGACAGCCTAAATATACAATTACAGGAATTGCAGGTACAGATGGTTTTGCTTCTGTAACAATTGAAAAAGCAATGATGAACTCAGAAATTGGATTTTGTCGTAAGGTACTGCAAGTGTTTGAAGATAATGATATTTCTATCGAACATATGCCATCAGGAATCGATACAATGACAATTTTTGTACACAAAGATGAATTTGAAGAGAAAGAACAGAAAGTACTTTCAGAGATTCATAAGGCGGTTAAACCAGATCACATTGAGTTAGAATCAGATTTGGCATTGATTGCAATTGTTGGACGTGGTATGCGTGCAACACGCGGAACAGCAGGTCGTATTTTCTCTGCATTGGCACATGCACATATCAATGTAAAGATGATCGATCAGGGTTCAAGCGAGCTTAACATCATCGTCGGTGTAAGACATGATGATTTTAAAAATGCAATTCGTGCTTTATATGAAATTTTCGTTGAAACACGAATTTAA
- a CDS encoding CBS domain-containing protein — MNILFFLKPKNDVAYIYDYCTLRQVLETMEFHKYASIPMLNKEGEYVGTMTEGDLLWGIKNYTDLNVKKSETIFIKDFPRRADYDVVRADSDMEDLIKKAMNQNFVPVVDDQNKFIGIITRKSIIEYCFENMKQMEEAN, encoded by the coding sequence ATGAATATTTTGTTCTTTTTGAAGCCGAAGAATGACGTGGCATATATTTATGACTACTGTACACTTCGGCAGGTGTTGGAAACGATGGAATTTCACAAATATGCAAGTATTCCAATGCTGAATAAAGAAGGCGAATATGTTGGGACAATGACAGAAGGGGATCTTCTTTGGGGAATTAAGAACTATACTGATTTGAATGTAAAGAAATCAGAAACAATCTTTATTAAGGATTTTCCACGTAGGGCAGACTATGATGTAGTACGTGCAGATTCTGATATGGAAGATTTGATAAAGAAAGCAATGAATCAAAATTTTGTTCCGGTTGTAGATGACCAGAATAAATTCATAGGAATTATAACAAGAAAGAGCATCATCGAGTATTGTTTTGAAAATATGAAGCAGATGGAAGAAGCCAACTAA